GGTCTATAAGAATTCCTAAATCCTGAAGTTTTTTAAGATCTTCGTCAATGTGACCAACTCTTTCAGGAACCATGTCGTAGTAAGCTTCCGGTGGAGCAGAAAGGAATTCTACACCACGTTTTTTTAACTCAGTTACGGTATGAATAATATCTTTTGTTGCAACAGCGATGTGTTGTACACCTTCACCTTCGTAGAAATCTAAATATTCTTCAACCTGAGATTTCTTTTTACCTTCTGCAGGCTCGTTGATCGGGAATTTTGCAAAACCGTTTCCGTTTGACATTACTTTAGACATCAAAGCAGAATATTCTGTGTTGATTTGTTTGTCGTCAAAAGAAAGGATGTTTACAAATCCCATTACTTTTTCGTACCATTCAACAGTAGGAATCATTCTGTCCCAGTCTACGTTTCCTACACAGTGATCAACGTATAATAAACCAGCTTCTTCCGGTTGATAAGCACTTTCCCATTTTTCGTAACCAGGCATGAAAGGACCTGTATAATTTTTTCTTTCGATAAACATGTGAACAGTTTCTCCGTAAGTATAAATTCCGGACATTCTTACTTCACCGTGTTCGTCAGTTAATGTTGTAGGCTCTAAATATGGTTTTCCACCTCTTTTAGTAGTTTCTTCAAAAGCTGCATACGCATCATCTACCCAAAGTGCCAAAATTTTAACACCATCACCGTGTTTTTTTACATGCTCATTAATTGGAGAATCAGACTTTAAACCTGTTGTAAGAATCAATCTGATTTTTCCTTGCTGTAGAACATAAGATGCACGATCTCTTACTCCGGTTTCAGGACCTGCATAAGCAACAGACTGAAATCCAAATGCTGTTTTATAGTAATGAGCCGCTTGCTTAGCGTTTCCTACATAAAATTCGATGTAATCTGTACCATTAATTGGTAAAAAATTCTCAGCTTGAGCAATTTTTTCGGCAAATGTAAGTGTTGACATATTTTCTATTTTTACTTTTATTTAATGGCTTGCAAATTACAAAATTCCTGTAAATAATTAAAAACAAAATCGTTATGTAATCGATTGTCTTATTTTTAATTAATATTAAAGTTTGTTTAAGTTTGTTTAAGTTTATTGTTGTTTTGTTATTTACTTTACATTTGTTAAAGATACAAGATGTGGAAAACAAAATTATTTCAAAACAAAGAAAGCCGTAATTATTTACGGCTTTTAATTTTTATTATTTAATCTTCCTGCATCTGGGTTGTAATTATCCCATATTTTCCACACATTATCTATTTTGCGGATAAAATAAATTTGGGTGTTGAGCTGATTCACAAAGTGCTCTTCTCCGGTTTCTCCGACTTTGAAGAGCAGATTCCAGAACTCCTGAGTTTCAAGAATCTTTTTATCAGGATCGTCTGTTATAATATTCACATCAAATATTTCAAAATTTGACCGATTGTTTTTGGTAACAAGTTCAAACTGTCTTTCACAAAGTTCTTTACTAAATGCGGAAGCTCTCTCAAGAAAAGGGGAATTGTCGAATACCCAATCTTTGAACAAGTCTAATTTTAAGGTAGGGAAATTTTTATATAATTCGAAAACTGCTGTACAGTATTGATACACAATATCTACTGAAAAAACATCGCTGTTTACCTTTTCTTCAAGTACTTGGTGTTCTTTAATATCATGAATGTATGAGTTGAGGTCTTTAAAGCCTAAAAAAATGCATATTTTATCAAGTGTTTTTAAAAAACGTAGATCATTGTGTGTTTTATCTTGATAATCGCTTTCAAAAAAACGCTGTAAAGTAATGTGCGAAATTGTATTTCCCAACTCAAACCGTTTATCGTTTTTGAGTTCTTCAGATGATGCTAATTCTTCTTTAATGATTTCTGAAAGAATGATATAATGACTCCTTTTCCATTCATTTACTGTTCCTAAAACTGAATCTTGAATTTTCGGATGTTTTGCAACTTTTTCTTTTATAGAATTGTAAATCGTCTTCATTTGTGTACTATTTATATATAACAAAAGTTTTTGGCAAAACGATTGCCAAAAACTTCATGGTTATTTTACTTAAATGTAAGAACTTTTTTAGTTTGAAAAGCTATATTTTTTATTTTTTTAATGTTTAAACCTCTCATAAGCTGCTCTTTCCAGCATTTCTCGGTCATCGGGATGTGCAATACTGATTAATTCCTGAGCTCTCTGACGAAGATTTTTTCCATATAAATAAACGCTTCCGTATTCTGTTACTACCCAATGAATATGACCTCTTGTAGTTACGACTCCCGCTCCCTGTTTTAAGAATGGTACAATTCTGGAAATTCCTTTTTTTGTTCTCGAAGTGATGGCGATGATCGGTTTTCCGTCTTCGCTTAGGGCAGCACCTCTCATAAAATCCATTTGTCCACCAATTCCGCTGTATTGCATTGTTCCGATAGAATCAGCACAAACTTGTCCGGTCAAATCAATTTCAATAGCAGAATTAATCGCAACCATTTTTTTGTTTCTCATGATATTGATCGGAAAATTCACCGCACTTACATCATTGAATGCGAAAACGGTATTGTCGTCTACGTAATCGTACAATTTTTTAGTTCCGAAACAGAAACTTGTAATGGTTTTATTATTGTGATAACCTTTATATTTATTGTTGATAACGTCGTTTTTAATTAAATCAATCACTCCGTCGCTGAGCATTTCGGTATGAACACCAAGATCTTTGTGATTTCCTAAACATTTTAAAACGGCATCGGGAATAGTTCCAATTCCCATTTGAAGTGTAGATTTATCATCAATTAACTCAGCAACATTTTTACCCACCAACATTTCGTCCGGACCTACTTTTGCACCGTAATCAACGGTTGGAAGTTCTTCTTCGTGCCAAACCAGTTTATGAATTTTACTGATGTGGATCATTCCGTCGCCGTGCGTTCTCGGCATCAAAGGATTAACAATAGCAACAATGGTTTGAGCGGTATCAACTGCGGCTCTTGCAACATCCACAGAAGTTCCCAATGTACAAAAACCATGATTGTCGGGTGGAGAAACCGTAATAAATGCTACATCAAGCGGTAAAATGTTTTTTCTGAAAAGAATCGGAATTTCACTTAAAAAAACAGGAACAAAATCTCCTCTGTCAGAATTTACGGCATCTCTTACCGGTGTGGAAACAAACAAAGAATTAACGAAAAACTTGTCTTTGTATTCAGGTTTTGCAACTTCTACATTTCCCTGTTGTGTAATAGAAACAATTTCTACATTATCAACACGGTGAGACTGTCTTGCCAATTCGTCAATTAAATGATTCGGAGTACACGCACTTCCATGAAAGAATACACGGTTTCCGCTTTTTACAGTATATACAGCTTCTTCTGCACTAATATAATTGTACATTTTTCTAAAATTTTATAGATATATTCTACGACTTTCTTTAATCCTTTAAAGATACTTCATATTGTTTTTATAACCCGTAAATAAGAGAAAATATTTATCATGTTTTGGTGAAAGCTGGTTAAAAATTAAGGACTGAATGTATAAATTCAGTCCTCAATTTTTTTATAACAAGTTTAGAGCTAAAAGCTA
Above is a genomic segment from Chryseobacterium mulctrae containing:
- the hppD gene encoding 4-hydroxyphenylpyruvate dioxygenase, which encodes MSTLTFAEKIAQAENFLPINGTDYIEFYVGNAKQAAHYYKTAFGFQSVAYAGPETGVRDRASYVLQQGKIRLILTTGLKSDSPINEHVKKHGDGVKILALWVDDAYAAFEETTKRGGKPYLEPTTLTDEHGEVRMSGIYTYGETVHMFIERKNYTGPFMPGYEKWESAYQPEEAGLLYVDHCVGNVDWDRMIPTVEWYEKVMGFVNILSFDDKQINTEYSALMSKVMSNGNGFAKFPINEPAEGKKKSQVEEYLDFYEGEGVQHIAVATKDIIHTVTELKKRGVEFLSAPPEAYYDMVPERVGHIDEDLKKLQDLGILIDHDEEGYLLQIFTKPVEDRPTLFFEIIERHGAQSFGAGNFKALFEALEREQEKRGNL
- a CDS encoding acetyl-CoA hydrolase/transferase family protein yields the protein MYNYISAEEAVYTVKSGNRVFFHGSACTPNHLIDELARQSHRVDNVEIVSITQQGNVEVAKPEYKDKFFVNSLFVSTPVRDAVNSDRGDFVPVFLSEIPILFRKNILPLDVAFITVSPPDNHGFCTLGTSVDVARAAVDTAQTIVAIVNPLMPRTHGDGMIHISKIHKLVWHEEELPTVDYGAKVGPDEMLVGKNVAELIDDKSTLQMGIGTIPDAVLKCLGNHKDLGVHTEMLSDGVIDLIKNDVINNKYKGYHNNKTITSFCFGTKKLYDYVDDNTVFAFNDVSAVNFPINIMRNKKMVAINSAIEIDLTGQVCADSIGTMQYSGIGGQMDFMRGAALSEDGKPIIAITSRTKKGISRIVPFLKQGAGVVTTRGHIHWVVTEYGSVYLYGKNLRQRAQELISIAHPDDREMLERAAYERFKH